A region from the Corynebacterium halotolerans YIM 70093 = DSM 44683 genome encodes:
- a CDS encoding DUF3040 domain-containing protein — MSLSEQEQRALREIEQSLLADDPKFGASVAGDNGFGGSGTAGFTLRGIALAVIGLVMLIGGVALAQQSLWFVALSIAGFLVMFGAGVWMLRGGGSSPSRGSSSGGRQPKGGGGNSSSIGNKMEENFRRRFEGR; from the coding sequence GTGTCGCTTTCAGAGCAGGAGCAGCGAGCGCTCCGGGAGATCGAGCAGTCTCTCCTCGCTGACGACCCTAAGTTCGGGGCTTCCGTGGCGGGCGACAACGGTTTCGGGGGTTCCGGCACCGCCGGTTTCACCCTCCGGGGAATCGCCCTGGCTGTCATCGGTCTCGTCATGCTCATCGGCGGCGTCGCGCTGGCCCAGCAGAGCCTCTGGTTCGTGGCGCTGAGCATCGCGGGCTTCCTCGTCATGTTCGGCGCCGGCGTGTGGATGCTCCGGGGTGGCGGTTCGTCCCCGTCCCGCGGTTCCTCCTCTGGTGGCCGTCAGCCCAAGGGTGGAGGCGGAAACTCGTCCTCCATCGGCAACAAGATGGAGGAGAACTTCCGTCGCCGTTTCGAGGGGCGTTAG
- a CDS encoding SAV_6107 family HEPN domain-containing protein: MAKIISATTRFVGAGTAVDRGTRRADFILKARALLGQSRRHREAGEWELALETAYQAALRSAGARISGSAVSRRRRRPSGAWEQLRLVDESGERRAAEFEQYSRLRSRVASGLEPDVDHVIVNRIMAMAEEFLAEVELEAGWTTAAA; this comes from the coding sequence ATGGCAAAGATCATCTCGGCGACGACGAGGTTCGTGGGAGCCGGCACGGCGGTCGACCGCGGCACCAGACGTGCGGACTTCATCCTCAAGGCCCGGGCCCTGCTCGGCCAGTCCCGCAGGCACCGCGAGGCGGGGGAGTGGGAGCTCGCCCTGGAGACCGCCTACCAGGCGGCGCTGCGCTCGGCGGGCGCGCGCATCTCGGGCTCGGCGGTGTCCAGGCGGCGGCGTCGCCCCTCCGGCGCCTGGGAGCAGCTGCGCCTGGTCGATGAGAGCGGTGAGCGCCGGGCCGCGGAGTTTGAGCAGTACTCCCGGCTGCGCTCCCGGGTCGCCTCCGGGTTGGAGCCCGATGTGGACCACGTGATCGTCAACCGCATCATGGCCATGGCCGAGGAGTTTCTGGCGGAGGTGGAGCTGGAGGCGGGCTGGACCACGGCCGCCGCCTAA
- the pknB gene encoding Stk1 family PASTA domain-containing Ser/Thr kinase, with translation MAQLTVGDVLEDRYRIDHPIARGGMSTVYRCVDLRLGRAVAAKVMDERYIDDHVFRTRFRREARAMAQLTHPNLVNVYDFGSDGDHLFLVMELITGGTLRELLAERGPMPPHAAAAVMRAVLTGLSVAHQAGMVHRDLKPDNILINGDSRVKLADFGLVRAASAATHSSDQIVGTVAYLSPEQVDGTEITPASDVYSAGVVLFELLTGTTPFSGDTQLGHAFARLNDDVPAPSTCIAGIPPLFDALVASATTRDPRERFSDAAEFLAALDDVAGELALPAFTVPVPRNSAAHRAAAVPTDTTDIVGPLEATGIIGPTAAAPDPTDETAVFGPVGPADTPSPSETSILPSGPPAPYPDPAAPQAPPAVPARREDTGDIDGDDAGDADATALSVAALNDPDLPVEPKPVTNRSRVGLVVWLVVIVALTAAVAVGAWWFGSGRYGEIPQVLGMDRVEAVATVEEAGFTTATRIVYSNEVPSDQIAGTEPPIGDRLVRGEEVTVLVSQGQPTVPDVPTGADVETYRSLAAERTLETATGEQVYSDSVPPGVIAETEPSPGEPVPIGSTVTVHVSRGPQPIDVPDVVGMDRSEARSVLEDAGLVVGSVTEEFSDDAPADQVTDVNPTAGTSLERGSEVDLVVSNAATVPDVTGMNSDEAEQAVEDAGFDVDVTRDNDETGSAADTVVKVSPAPGTHIDPAEVGDTEVVLTVPGRITVPSVTGMSLDEAEQTIEGAGLRFSKRGDGDGQVTSQEPAAGEVVNDRSRVRVRAEGD, from the coding sequence ATGGCTCAGCTGACAGTGGGAGACGTCCTCGAGGACCGCTACCGCATCGATCACCCGATCGCGCGGGGTGGCATGTCCACCGTCTACCGCTGCGTGGATCTGCGGCTGGGTCGGGCCGTGGCCGCGAAGGTCATGGACGAGCGCTACATCGACGACCACGTTTTCCGCACCCGCTTCCGCCGCGAGGCGCGGGCGATGGCGCAGCTGACGCACCCGAACCTGGTCAACGTCTACGACTTCGGTTCCGACGGCGACCACCTGTTCCTCGTCATGGAGCTGATCACCGGCGGCACGCTGCGCGAGCTGCTCGCCGAGCGTGGCCCGATGCCCCCGCACGCCGCGGCCGCGGTGATGCGGGCGGTGCTCACCGGCCTGTCGGTGGCTCATCAGGCGGGCATGGTCCACCGCGACCTCAAGCCGGACAACATCCTCATCAACGGCGACAGCCGGGTCAAGCTCGCCGATTTCGGACTGGTGCGGGCCGCGAGCGCGGCCACCCACAGCTCCGACCAGATCGTCGGCACCGTCGCCTACCTCTCCCCCGAGCAGGTCGACGGCACCGAGATCACCCCGGCCTCCGACGTCTACTCCGCCGGTGTGGTCCTGTTCGAACTGCTCACCGGCACCACGCCCTTCTCCGGCGACACCCAGCTCGGCCACGCCTTCGCCCGCCTCAACGACGACGTGCCCGCGCCGAGCACGTGCATCGCCGGTATTCCGCCGCTTTTCGACGCCCTGGTGGCCAGTGCCACCACGCGCGATCCCCGGGAGCGCTTCTCCGACGCCGCGGAGTTCCTCGCCGCCCTGGACGACGTCGCCGGGGAGCTGGCGCTGCCGGCCTTCACTGTGCCGGTGCCGCGCAACTCCGCCGCCCACCGTGCCGCGGCGGTGCCCACCGACACCACCGACATCGTCGGGCCACTCGAGGCCACCGGCATCATCGGCCCGACCGCCGCGGCCCCGGACCCCACCGACGAGACCGCTGTGTTCGGTCCCGTCGGGCCCGCGGACACCCCCTCTCCCTCCGAGACCTCCATCCTGCCCTCCGGACCGCCGGCCCCCTACCCGGATCCGGCGGCCCCGCAGGCTCCCCCGGCGGTGCCTGCCCGGCGCGAGGACACCGGTGACATCGACGGGGACGACGCCGGGGACGCCGACGCCACCGCCCTGTCGGTCGCGGCCCTCAATGACCCGGACCTGCCGGTGGAGCCGAAGCCGGTGACCAACCGCTCGCGGGTGGGGCTGGTCGTGTGGCTGGTGGTCATCGTGGCGCTCACCGCGGCGGTGGCCGTCGGCGCGTGGTGGTTCGGTTCGGGGCGTTACGGGGAGATCCCGCAGGTGCTGGGAATGGACCGCGTGGAGGCCGTCGCCACCGTCGAGGAGGCCGGGTTCACCACCGCCACCCGCATCGTCTACAGCAATGAAGTGCCCTCGGACCAGATCGCCGGCACCGAGCCGCCCATCGGCGACCGCCTGGTGCGCGGCGAGGAGGTCACGGTGCTGGTCTCCCAGGGGCAGCCGACCGTGCCCGACGTGCCCACCGGCGCGGACGTCGAGACGTACCGCTCGCTGGCGGCCGAACGCACCCTGGAGACCGCCACCGGGGAGCAGGTCTACTCGGACAGCGTTCCGCCTGGCGTGATCGCCGAGACGGAGCCGTCGCCGGGTGAGCCCGTCCCGATCGGCTCCACGGTGACGGTGCACGTCTCCCGTGGGCCGCAGCCCATCGACGTGCCGGACGTGGTGGGCATGGACCGCAGCGAGGCGCGTTCCGTCCTCGAGGACGCCGGGCTGGTGGTCGGCTCGGTGACGGAGGAGTTCAGTGACGACGCCCCGGCGGACCAGGTCACCGACGTCAACCCGACGGCCGGCACGTCGCTCGAGCGTGGCTCGGAGGTGGACCTGGTCGTCTCGAACGCGGCGACGGTCCCGGATGTGACCGGCATGAACAGCGACGAGGCCGAGCAGGCGGTCGAGGATGCCGGCTTCGACGTCGACGTCACCCGCGACAACGACGAGACCGGCTCCGCGGCCGACACCGTGGTGAAGGTCTCCCCCGCTCCGGGCACCCACATCGACCCGGCCGAGGTCGGCGACACGGAGGTGGTGCTCACCGTGCCGGGCAGGATCACGGTGCCCTCGGTGACCGGCATGTCGCTGGACGAGGCGGAGCAGACGATCGAGGGGGCGGGGTTGCGCTTCAGCAAGCGCGGGGACGGCGACGGCCAGGTGACAAGCCAGGAGCCGGCGGCCGGCGAGGTGGTCAACGACCGGTCGCGGGTGCGCGTGCGCGCCGAGGGGGACTAG
- the rsmH gene encoding 16S rRNA (cytosine(1402)-N(4))-methyltransferase RsmH has translation MSYDIGANHGHVPVLRDRMAELLAPGVDRLGDKAVIVDATLGAGGHTEHFLATFPHARVIGVDRDPAALADATQRLARFGGRFTGVQTRFDGIGEAIADGEGEIFELARTHGVAGALFDLGVSSMQLDQVDRGFAYRTDAPLDMRMDPTRGITAADVLNTYGHGELARILKTYGDERFAGKIASAVLREREKEPFTTSARLVELLYATIPAATRRTGGHPAKRTFQALRIEVNGELDALERVLPVIADALAVGGRAVFMSYQSLEDRIVKQAFAGMTASKTPPGLPVDLPGTAPRFATVTRGAEKATEAEIADNPRAAPVRVRAIEKLPDPEEAPL, from the coding sequence ATGAGCTACGACATCGGGGCCAACCACGGCCACGTGCCCGTCCTGCGTGACCGGATGGCAGAGCTGCTCGCCCCGGGCGTCGACCGGCTGGGGGACAAGGCCGTCATCGTGGACGCGACGCTGGGGGCCGGCGGACACACCGAGCACTTCCTGGCGACCTTCCCGCACGCCCGCGTCATCGGCGTCGACCGCGATCCCGCCGCCCTGGCCGATGCCACGCAGCGGCTGGCCCGCTTCGGTGGCCGGTTCACCGGCGTGCAGACCCGCTTCGACGGTATCGGTGAGGCCATCGCAGACGGCGAGGGGGAGATCTTCGAGCTCGCCCGCACCCACGGGGTGGCCGGCGCCCTGTTCGACCTCGGGGTGTCCTCCATGCAGCTCGACCAGGTGGACCGCGGCTTCGCCTACCGCACCGACGCCCCGCTCGACATGCGGATGGATCCGACCCGTGGCATCACGGCCGCCGATGTGCTCAACACCTACGGTCACGGCGAGCTGGCGCGCATCCTCAAGACCTACGGCGACGAGCGCTTCGCCGGCAAGATCGCCTCGGCCGTGCTCCGCGAGCGGGAGAAGGAACCCTTCACCACCTCCGCGCGGCTGGTCGAACTGCTCTACGCCACCATCCCCGCCGCCACCCGCCGCACCGGCGGCCACCCCGCCAAGCGCACCTTCCAGGCCCTGCGCATCGAGGTCAACGGCGAGCTCGACGCCCTCGAGCGCGTCCTCCCCGTCATCGCGGACGCGCTGGCGGTCGGCGGTCGGGCCGTGTTCATGAGCTACCAGTCCCTCGAGGACCGGATCGTCAAACAGGCCTTCGCCGGGATGACCGCGTCGAAGACCCCGCCCGGCCTGCCGGTCGACCTGCCCGGCACCGCCCCCCGCTTCGCCACCGTCACCCGCGGCGCGGAGAAGGCCACCGAGGCCGAGATCGCCGACAACCCCCGTGCCGCCCCGGTGCGGGTCCGCGCGATCGAGAAGCTGCCTGATCCCGAGGAGGCACCACTGTGA
- a CDS encoding alpha-(1->6)-mannopyranosyltransferase A — protein sequence MLPRALPLGVVGAVLLTLGSFGGGATRNRGGLLEAAGLDFLAYGHGGGISNAVFWAGLLCLLGAWVLLGRDVIRGLRRSTDDGARLRGVRTALWAWVVPLLLAAPMLSRDVYSYLMQGAMLRDGFDPYSQGAAINPGPYLLEVSHDWRNTTTPYGPLHLWIGEGVTRLVGDNVTAGVLLYKLISVAGFAAIAWAVPRIAQRLGGDPGLALWLGVANPVMVLHMVGGMHNESVMVGLVSLGLLAGLRKRFLIGVALIAVAVSLKATAAIALPFVVWMATNHYAGEAAGTGRRVTAFLVTGFIGVVETLGVVAVVTWASGSSWGWLSEITGNSKVINPLALPTLLTDVSTPLIQVFYEDFDYNVALAVFRSIGMVAMLVGLVVTWWLFRQNDRRAIMGITAAYQVAFVFNSVTLPWYYASVLSLVGTFRPPAWVLRVATGASLVVALSFTGSGNHQLYNLWWMGAAGIAAWLLTEFIFDDRAELSVQAETPAAPATPEAPADAGER from the coding sequence ATGCTCCCCCGCGCCCTGCCGCTCGGCGTCGTGGGCGCCGTCCTGCTCACGCTCGGCTCCTTCGGTGGCGGCGCCACCCGCAATCGTGGCGGGCTTCTCGAGGCCGCCGGTCTGGACTTCCTCGCCTACGGCCACGGCGGCGGCATCTCGAACGCCGTCTTCTGGGCCGGTCTGCTCTGCCTGCTGGGCGCGTGGGTGCTGCTGGGCCGCGACGTCATCAGGGGGCTGCGTCGTTCGACCGACGACGGTGCGCGCCTGCGGGGGGTGCGCACGGCACTGTGGGCGTGGGTCGTCCCGCTGCTGCTGGCCGCCCCGATGCTCTCGCGGGACGTCTACTCCTATCTGATGCAGGGGGCGATGCTGCGCGACGGCTTCGACCCCTACTCCCAGGGCGCGGCGATCAACCCGGGACCCTACCTGCTGGAGGTCTCGCACGACTGGCGCAACACCACCACCCCCTACGGCCCGCTGCACCTGTGGATCGGCGAGGGTGTGACCCGGCTGGTGGGCGACAACGTCACCGCCGGAGTGCTGCTGTACAAGCTCATCTCCGTGGCGGGTTTCGCGGCGATCGCGTGGGCGGTGCCGCGCATCGCGCAGCGTCTCGGCGGGGATCCCGGCCTGGCGCTGTGGCTGGGCGTGGCCAACCCCGTGATGGTGCTGCACATGGTCGGCGGCATGCACAACGAGTCGGTGATGGTCGGCCTGGTCAGTCTCGGACTGCTGGCCGGCCTGCGCAAGCGCTTCCTCATCGGCGTGGCCCTGATCGCCGTGGCCGTCTCCCTGAAGGCCACCGCCGCGATCGCCCTGCCGTTCGTGGTGTGGATGGCCACCAACCACTACGCGGGTGAGGCCGCCGGGACGGGTCGCCGGGTCACCGCTTTCCTCGTCACCGGCTTCATCGGTGTCGTGGAGACACTCGGCGTCGTCGCGGTGGTCACCTGGGCGTCCGGCTCGTCGTGGGGCTGGCTGTCGGAGATCACCGGCAACTCCAAGGTGATCAACCCGCTGGCGCTGCCGACGCTGCTGACCGACGTATCCACCCCGCTCATCCAGGTGTTCTACGAGGACTTTGACTACAACGTCGCCCTGGCGGTCTTCCGGAGCATCGGCATGGTGGCCATGCTCGTCGGGCTGGTCGTGACGTGGTGGCTGTTCCGGCAGAACGACCGCCGCGCGATCATGGGCATCACCGCCGCCTACCAGGTGGCCTTCGTCTTCAACTCGGTGACGCTGCCGTGGTACTACGCCTCGGTGCTGTCACTGGTGGGCACGTTCCGCCCGCCGGCGTGGGTGCTGCGGGTGGCCACAGGAGCCTCCCTCGTGGTGGCACTGTCGTTCACCGGCAGCGGCAACCACCAGCTCTACAACCTCTGGTGGATGGGCGCGGCCGGCATCGCCGCCTGGCTGCTCACCGAGTTCATCTTCGACGACCGCGCGGAACTGTCCGTGCAGGCGGAGACCCCAGCGGCCCCGGCAACCCCGGAGGCCCCGGCGGACGCCGGGGAGCGCTAG
- a CDS encoding polyprenyl synthetase family protein, translated as MTSTDPRTLTLERVPGAARDALSEFFDARRGQIAGIGAPVTDAVAHLESFVLGGGKRIRPLYAWAGFVGAGGFDRTGEEPAAVLKAAASLEFIQACALVHDDIIDSSDTRRGNPTVHRAVEKRHADNGWLGDAAHFGESVAILVGDLALVWAEDMLQDSGLSVDALRRAREPWRAMRTEVIGGQLLDISLEAAADERVELAESVNRFKTAAYTIERPLHLGAALAGADDALIEAFRGYGRDIGMAFQLRDDQLGVYGDPAVTGKPAGDDLREGKRTVLLALALRRADERDPAAAAELRRGVGATGDPATLARLAEIIRSTGAVEEVEERISALTTSGLAHLDAAGTAPEVTETLRALAVRVTERRM; from the coding sequence GTGACGAGCACAGACCCCAGGACCCTCACTCTCGAGCGGGTTCCCGGCGCCGCCCGGGACGCACTCTCCGAGTTCTTCGACGCACGGCGCGGCCAGATCGCCGGCATCGGTGCCCCGGTCACCGACGCCGTGGCGCACCTGGAGTCCTTCGTGCTGGGCGGCGGCAAGCGTATCCGCCCGCTCTACGCCTGGGCCGGCTTCGTCGGCGCCGGCGGCTTCGACCGCACCGGGGAGGAGCCGGCGGCCGTGCTGAAGGCCGCCGCCTCACTGGAGTTCATCCAGGCCTGCGCGCTGGTCCACGACGACATCATCGACTCCTCCGACACCCGCCGCGGCAACCCGACGGTCCACCGCGCCGTCGAGAAGCGGCACGCGGACAACGGCTGGCTCGGCGACGCCGCGCACTTCGGCGAGTCCGTGGCCATCCTCGTCGGCGACCTCGCCCTGGTGTGGGCCGAGGACATGCTGCAGGACTCGGGTCTGTCCGTGGACGCGCTGCGGCGCGCCCGCGAGCCGTGGCGCGCGATGCGCACCGAGGTCATCGGCGGGCAGCTGCTCGACATCTCCCTGGAGGCCGCCGCGGATGAACGGGTCGAGCTGGCCGAATCGGTCAACCGCTTCAAGACCGCCGCCTACACCATCGAACGCCCGCTCCACCTGGGCGCGGCGCTCGCGGGTGCCGACGACGCCCTGATCGAAGCCTTCCGCGGCTACGGCCGTGACATCGGCATGGCCTTCCAGCTGCGCGACGACCAGCTCGGTGTCTACGGCGACCCGGCGGTGACCGGCAAACCCGCCGGCGATGACCTGCGCGAGGGAAAGCGCACCGTCCTGCTCGCCCTGGCACTGCGGCGTGCCGACGAGCGCGACCCGGCCGCCGCCGCGGAACTGCGCCGTGGGGTGGGTGCCACCGGTGACCCGGCCACGCTCGCCCGACTGGCGGAGATCATCCGTTCCACGGGCGCGGTCGAGGAGGTCGAGGAGCGCATCAGCGCGCTAACGACCTCCGGCCTTGCCCACCTGGACGCCGCCGGCACCGCCCCGGAGGTCACCGAGACGCTGCGCGCGCTGGCCGTGCGCGTCACCGAACGCCGCATGTGA
- the mraZ gene encoding division/cell wall cluster transcriptional repressor MraZ, which yields MFLGTYTPKLDDKGRLTLPAKFREELAGGLMVTKGQDHSLAVYPREEFAARARKAAAVSRTNPEARAFIRNLAASADEQRPDGHGRITLSAAHRQYAGLTKECVVIGSVDFLEIWDAEAWAAYQKETEAAYSAADADDVLSGLL from the coding sequence ATGTTTCTCGGTACCTACACTCCGAAGCTCGATGACAAAGGACGGTTGACACTGCCGGCGAAGTTCCGTGAGGAGCTCGCCGGCGGGTTGATGGTCACGAAGGGGCAGGACCACAGTCTCGCGGTCTATCCCCGGGAGGAGTTCGCGGCCCGTGCGCGTAAAGCGGCGGCCGTGTCCCGCACCAACCCGGAGGCTCGTGCCTTCATCCGAAATCTGGCAGCCAGTGCGGATGAACAGCGACCCGACGGGCACGGGCGCATCACCCTGTCGGCCGCCCACCGTCAGTACGCGGGCCTGACCAAGGAGTGCGTGGTCATCGGTTCGGTGGACTTCCTCGAGATCTGGGATGCAGAAGCCTGGGCCGCTTATCAAAAGGAAACGGAGGCCGCCTACTCGGCAGCCGACGCAGACGACGTCCTCAGCGGACTGCTCTGA
- a CDS encoding HNH endonuclease signature motif containing protein produces MTDPVAVRRHRLLRAEHELWAEVLPGEIDVLDTESVATLTARLYRSTGYSETYLVDAIHAYATLAELPRLRALQDELCHLDLYRLRIISDTLLKADHDDSAMMATIDEALTDYLTPKRANQVLPNKQALRRKINQILKSLDTTIATDDKPADGDEGTDAQRYDMAVDPDGTAHLHASLDAATGTAVDTRVRAHAQAVGMTLLEALVDLLLGAEGTKVVLNMYKAGDRPDSPAYVPGAGHLSECEEERMMARVTHTRDIDAYADVEAEGYQTPETIAAYVEGRDGVCRWPGCDRPAPRCQKDHRIDYADGGPTAAGNLVSLCQHHHNEKTARRAFYLLDPETDVVYWLFDDQSWACDEPQGPLAGQSRRWQTTVGQRLTARRNRARREAQLRKRQREEARGEGTGWEEDGHPPF; encoded by the coding sequence GTGACGGATCCGGTCGCCGTACGTCGGCACCGGCTGCTGCGCGCCGAACACGAGTTGTGGGCCGAGGTGCTGCCCGGTGAGATCGACGTCCTCGACACCGAGAGCGTCGCCACGCTGACCGCCCGCCTGTACCGCTCCACCGGCTACTCCGAGACCTACCTCGTCGACGCGATCCACGCCTACGCCACCCTCGCCGAACTTCCCCGCCTGCGCGCCCTCCAGGACGAACTGTGCCACCTGGATCTCTACCGGCTGCGCATCATCAGCGACACCCTCCTCAAGGCCGACCACGACGATTCCGCGATGATGGCGACGATCGACGAGGCGCTGACCGACTACCTGACCCCGAAACGCGCCAACCAGGTGCTGCCGAACAAACAGGCGCTGCGGCGCAAGATCAACCAGATCCTCAAGTCCCTGGACACCACCATCGCCACCGACGACAAGCCGGCGGACGGCGACGAGGGCACGGACGCGCAGCGCTACGACATGGCCGTCGACCCGGACGGCACCGCGCACCTGCACGCCTCCCTCGACGCGGCGACGGGCACGGCCGTCGACACGCGCGTGCGTGCCCACGCCCAGGCCGTCGGCATGACCCTGCTGGAGGCACTCGTCGATCTGCTCCTCGGCGCGGAGGGCACGAAGGTGGTGCTCAACATGTACAAGGCCGGCGACCGGCCCGACTCCCCGGCCTACGTGCCCGGCGCGGGCCACCTCAGTGAGTGTGAGGAGGAACGGATGATGGCCCGGGTGACCCACACCCGCGACATCGACGCCTACGCCGACGTCGAGGCCGAGGGCTACCAGACCCCGGAGACGATCGCGGCCTACGTCGAGGGTCGCGACGGTGTGTGCCGGTGGCCGGGCTGCGATCGCCCGGCCCCCCGCTGCCAGAAGGACCACCGCATCGACTACGCCGACGGCGGGCCGACCGCCGCGGGAAATCTGGTCTCGCTGTGCCAGCACCACCACAACGAGAAGACCGCCCGTCGGGCGTTCTACCTCCTCGACCCCGAGACGGACGTGGTGTACTGGCTGTTCGACGACCAGTCCTGGGCATGTGACGAGCCGCAGGGTCCGCTGGCCGGACAATCACGCCGCTGGCAGACCACCGTGGGTCAGCGACTGACGGCCAGGCGCAACCGGGCCCGCCGGGAGGCGCAGCTGCGCAAGCGGCAGCGCGAGGAGGCCCGGGGTGAGGGGACCGGGTGGGAGGAGGACGGCCACCCACCATTCTGA
- a CDS encoding Rv2175c family DNA-binding protein: MFTVSSTDKTLDELLADERLLTLPETADRLGVVVTRVHDLLSDKKLLAYRRDGQRLIPASFLGEKDTVNKFVPGVITLLSDGGYSDEEILHYLFTEDASLPGRPVDALHGHLAREVLRRAQAMAL, from the coding sequence ATGTTCACCGTGAGTTCCACTGACAAGACCCTCGATGAGCTGCTCGCCGATGAGCGGCTGCTGACCCTGCCGGAGACCGCCGACCGCCTGGGGGTGGTGGTCACCCGCGTCCACGACCTGCTCAGCGACAAGAAGCTGCTGGCCTACCGGCGCGACGGGCAGCGCCTCATCCCCGCCTCCTTCCTCGGCGAGAAGGACACCGTCAACAAGTTCGTGCCCGGTGTGATCACGCTGCTGTCCGACGGCGGCTACAGCGATGAGGAGATCCTGCACTACCTGTTCACCGAGGACGCCTCCCTGCCCGGCCGCCCCGTCGACGCCCTCCACGGCCACCTCGCCCGCGAGGTCCTGCGCCGCGCGCAGGCGATGGCGCTCTAG
- a CDS encoding GNAT family N-acetyltransferase produces the protein MTVEIRRLSGPEFAVLAPQLVDIYIEAMDYDPSIRESRINVWRREISQPGFTALCALHHEEVVGLAYGYLGSPDHWWDQQIRRGFRDTGGPDVEHLELLRDYFEIAEIHVRPGLQGHGIGRHLLVELLRHAPASHAMLSTPEVPDEANNAFGLYRSMGFRDVMRHFHFNGDRRSFAILEVPLPLPEATEKLSSPGS, from the coding sequence GTGACTGTGGAGATTCGTCGGCTGTCGGGACCTGAGTTCGCTGTGCTCGCCCCTCAGCTCGTGGACATATACATCGAGGCGATGGACTACGACCCCTCGATCCGGGAGAGCCGTATCAACGTGTGGCGGCGGGAGATCTCCCAGCCCGGCTTCACCGCGCTGTGCGCGCTCCACCACGAGGAGGTCGTCGGCCTGGCCTACGGCTACCTCGGCTCCCCGGACCATTGGTGGGACCAGCAGATCCGCCGTGGCTTCCGCGACACCGGCGGCCCGGACGTGGAGCACCTGGAGCTGCTGCGCGACTACTTCGAGATCGCCGAGATCCACGTCCGCCCCGGGCTCCAGGGCCACGGCATCGGGCGCCACCTGCTCGTGGAACTGCTGCGGCACGCCCCCGCCTCCCACGCCATGCTGTCGACCCCGGAGGTGCCGGACGAGGCCAACAACGCCTTCGGCCTGTACCGCTCCATGGGATTCCGGGACGTGATGCGCCACTTCCACTTCAACGGCGACCGCCGCTCCTTCGCCATCCTCGAGGTCCCCCTCCCCCTGCCGGAAGCGACGGAGAAACTGTCCTCCCCCGGTTCCTGA